In Nostoc sphaeroides, the genomic window TATTACACTCTACCGTCAAGCCAGATTCGCATTTAATCTCAAATATTTCTTTAGTTTCGCTGTGTGGTGTAGGTGCAATTTTACACACAGTTTCCCCAAGATGGAGCTTAATACCTCGCTCAGTTAAAATTTGCTGAATTTGATGGCGGACTGATGAATGGTAATTGGGCATCAGTTCCGTGCCACGCTGGAATAAATGAACTTCCAGATTTTGAATTGGTTGTTGAGTTTGACGTAAAATGCGATGTAAATGAGATTGCATCGACAGCGCCAATTCTACACCGCCAGCGCCTCCACCTGCGATCGCAATCCTAATTGGTTCTTGAGGATTTTTACCTACAGCTGCAATTAGTTCATACCAATGTTCCAATAACTGCGATACTGGTTTAGCTGCGATCGCATATTCTGCTGCACCTGATACAGACACTGTGGCCGGAGTGCTGCCAATATCAATAGACAGCACATCAAAATCTACCACAAGCCCGCTAGCACAAAGAACTTTGTGATTTTCCAAGTCTAGGGCAACTACTTTGTCAATATACAGATGTGCTTGAGCAAAGTTCGCTAAAGGTCGCAAGTCAATATGACATTCATCGTGGCTATAAAATCCGGCAATGTGTCCTGGTAACATTCCAGAGTAGGCTGTATTTTTGGCTTCGGTAATCAACGTCAAACGGACACCAGTTAAAGGCTTTCTCCCAAACATTTTCAGGGCAATTGCATGGCTGTGACCGCCACCAATCAGCACTAAATCTTTAACTATAGGCTGTAATTTTTGCTGCATTGAAGTAGTTAATAACAATATTGTTTGAGTTGTAAATTTTTTTTTGTTTGCGTAGCCGATCTGGGAAAATAAGGCTATCCTTTATAATTAGTGGTTTTCATAAATTATTTATGGATGCTTGATCACAGGCATCAATCAAAATCATCACGATCGGGGTTAATTGATAGTGAAGAATGAAGAGTAGTAAGTACAAGTAATTTTTTAAACCTCATTTTATCACTTAAAAATGTTGACAGTAATTATTAATGCTTTTCATGGCATAAAAAATATTTTACCGACAAATGACAGTCAGTTATCAAAAATATGTCTGAGGATACATGCTTTTCAGGGAGAAGTTAACCAAACTCAGCATCAGTCGCCAAAAGAACGTTTAAGAATAGCAATTGAACAACTAGGTAATAAGACAATAGAAACCAGTCTAGCTGTAATTAATGATTTAGAGCAAATTGCCCAAAATCATCCACAGTACCACTGGATAATTATGGACATTCTTACTACTTTTGTCCGAGAAAATGCTCCTTACATGCCCCAAGAGAAAGTAACGAGCAACCTGTCAACAAAAGTTCGTGTAGATATTCAAGCAGCCCTTACTGTTATCGCTAGAAGAAATGTAAACAAAGACCCAAAAAATGAGCAACTTGATTTGAGTCACACGGATATGAGAGGAGCAAATCTGAATCGGGCGAACCTAGAACAGACAAATCTCTATCAAGCTAATCTTGCTGGAGCTAACCTCACAGAAGCTAATCTCGCAGGAGCAATTCTCAGTGCAGCTAACTTAGAAAGTACTAACTTATATTTAGCTAATCTAGAAGGAGCAATTCTCAGTGCAGCTAATCTAACAGGAGCTAACCTAGAAGGAGCTAACCTCCATTGTGCAAGCTTATATCTAGCTGGGCTGCATGGGGCAGTTCTCAACGATGCCATACTCGATGGGGCAAACCTCAGAGAAGCTAAATTCTCTGAGTAAAACACTATTCTTACAAGGCTGAAGTCAAAAGTAAAAAATCACCGATTTTAAATGATTCAGGACTTACGCAAAATACCTCTCAAACTCTTATTACTCTGTGTTCGGTTATTGAGCGAAGTCGAAATACCGTGCCTCCGTGGTTCGATTTTTCCTTACCTGTGCGTAAGTTTTATGATTGTTCAACGAAGAAGCAGTTATTGGTGCGGTTATCTCCCCCTGCCTCTTCGCTGACACCTATTATAATTTTCTGCTAAATGCTATACTATTTTTCCTCACCATCTAAGTAATAATTCTAGGTTGTAAGGAAAATCGTTACCATGTCTTCTAAAAAGACAGACACTCTTTTGAATTGGTTGATAACTATAACAGTTATATTTGGCTTCTCATTGACTGTAATTTTTTTCGCGTTGTCCAGTATTAAAGAGTTATCAATTCAGGAAAAAATTCAGTATAGAAACCAAGCATTAACAACTACTGCAATAGTTTTTCTGGCATCGGCAGTAATGTTTAATACTTATTATGCAGCAAAGCGGGCCCAAGCGATGCAGAAAAATGCGATCGCAGCTGAGAAAAACCTG contains:
- a CDS encoding FAD-dependent oxidoreductase, which gives rise to MQQKLQPIVKDLVLIGGGHSHAIALKMFGRKPLTGVRLTLITEAKNTAYSGMLPGHIAGFYSHDECHIDLRPLANFAQAHLYIDKVVALDLENHKVLCASGLVVDFDVLSIDIGSTPATVSVSGAAEYAIAAKPVSQLLEHWYELIAAVGKNPQEPIRIAIAGGGAGGVELALSMQSHLHRILRQTQQPIQNLEVHLFQRGTELMPNYHSSVRHQIQQILTERGIKLHLGETVCKIAPTPHSETKEIFEIKCESGLTVECNKIFWVTQASAPEWLKMAELGTDKQGFILVEDTLQSQTHPQIFATGDIATMVNHPRPKAGVFAVRQGKPLFENLQRILLGKSLKPYIPQKQYLSLIGTGDERAIATRGIITLPPHKLLWRYKDWIDRRFMERFRFEKMSDMSA
- a CDS encoding pentapeptide repeat-containing protein, which translates into the protein MLTVIINAFHGIKNILPTNDSQLSKICLRIHAFQGEVNQTQHQSPKERLRIAIEQLGNKTIETSLAVINDLEQIAQNHPQYHWIIMDILTTFVRENAPYMPQEKVTSNLSTKVRVDIQAALTVIARRNVNKDPKNEQLDLSHTDMRGANLNRANLEQTNLYQANLAGANLTEANLAGAILSAANLESTNLYLANLEGAILSAANLTGANLEGANLHCASLYLAGLHGAVLNDAILDGANLREAKFSE